A window of Trichoderma atroviride chromosome 3, complete sequence contains these coding sequences:
- a CDS encoding uncharacterized protein (BUSCO:EOG092D4POO), translated as MAPLTHSESHPGSAKPNSRSWTSRPTTPLRPSSRSSLRGSLHPANNSENAFPLKRLEPAFAELSDAMADLEANMMHFQLIDESLARFGESFASFLYGLNMNAFCVDFPETPVPQSFSRSRPHPAQANNDPRPAHDGETTYMTTATDVSFVESPLESTAPSLKRSIPAPRQSHGPVLLEDLVDESSDERISSEVQR; from the exons ATGGCGCCACTCACGCATTCTGAGTCACACCCCGGCAGTGCCAAACCGAATTCACGTTCATGGACATCTCGACCTACCACTCCGCTGCGCCCCTCTTCTCGGTCATCGCTGCGCGGGTCGCTTCATCCAGCAAACAATTCAGAGAACGCATTTCCTCTCAAGAGGCTAGAGCCGGCTTTTGCCGAGCTTTCTGATGCCATGGCCGATCTCGAGGCAAACATGATGCACTTCCAGCTTATAGACGAAAGTTTGGCCAGGTTTGGTGAATCGTTTGCCAGCTTCCTTTACGGCCTTAATATGAACGCCTTTTGCGTTGACTTTCCCGag ACTCCCGTCCCCCAGTCGTTCAGCCGAAGCCGCCCGCATCCTGCGCAAGCCAACAACGACCCACGACCAGCACATGACGGAGAAACAACTTATAT GACGACCGCGACCGATGTATCGTTTGTTGAAAGTCCTCTGGAATCGACAGCGCCCAGTCTCAAGCGCAGTATACCTGCGCCACGCCAGTCCC ACGGGCCAGTGCTATTGGAAGACCTCGTGGACGAATCATCAGATGAAAGGATTTCGAGTGAAGTTCAGCGCTGA
- a CDS encoding uncharacterized protein (BUSCO:EOG092D3F1G): MGAEQSSNSESRRADTGEPQRTCYYELLEVERTATDIEIKKAYRKKALELHPDRNFNDVEAATRKFADVQAAYDILSDPQERAWYDSHRESILSGQHDPSDASSAPATFHNVRLTTADDIMRLISRFNSTVPYTDDKDGFYWIVRETFEHLVLEEEAAADYEGTECPEYPTFGLSSSSFDTVVRPFYNAWNGFSTRKSFMWEDKYRLSDAPDRRTRRWMEKENKKVRDDAIREFTDAVRFLVSFVRKRDPRYTPNSQSEADRHKSLRTAAAAQAARSRAANSQNYSSFEVPEWVQASEDKVDEQDSESEESEAEILECVACNKRFKSEKQFESHERSKKHLKAIQELRRQMKKETANLDLDASSTDNTPDTFLKDDRDLQNVDINEQDHQADMDMETTSSLTEQTNMHDDEQEASTKTATSPSRDASEADYNANHIEEGLDKPFEKLNLQSTSEESTSIDHGEEISEYSSQQPQNNSAADVNLKSKVGKARLKRQKKAAAALAAEIEHRCNICTVEFDSKTKLFKHIRDFGHAAPITLSSDVGNRKKR, from the exons ATGGGGGCTGAACAGTCCTCAAACTCGGAATCACGCCGTGCCGACACTGGGGAACCTCAGAGGACGTGCTACTATGAGCTTTTGGAAGTTGAAAGGACTGCCACTGATATCGA aataaaaaaagcatatCGCAAGAAGGCCCTAGAACTGCACCCTGATCGCAACTTCAACGATGTGGAAGCAGCCACTAGAAAGTTTGCCGATGTTCAGGCCGCTTATGACATCTTGTCCGACCCTCAAGAAAGAGCTTGGTACGACTCGCACCGCGAGAGCATCTTGAGTGGCCAGCATGACCCCAGTGATGCTTCTTCTGCGCCTGCGACGTTCCATAACGTGCGCCTCACCACCGCAGATGATATTATGCGCCTCATCTCTCGATTCAACTCCACAGTCCCATACACGGATGACAAAGATGGTTTCTACTGGATCGTAAGAGAAACGTTCGAACACTTGGTtctggaggaagaagctgccgccgACTATGAGGGCACTGAATGCCCCGAGTATCCTACATTTGGCTTGTCAAGTAGTAGCTTCGATACAGTCGTGAGGCCGTTCTACAACGCCTGGAATGGCTTCAGCACAAGAAAGTCGTTTATGTGGGAAGATAAATACCGCCTCTCAGATGCTCCCGACCGCAGGACCAGAcgttggatggagaaggaaaacaaaaaggtTCGAGATGACGCTATTCGAGAATTTACCGATGCCGTTCGATTTCTAGTCTCGTTTGTCCGAAAACGAGACCCTCGCTATACTCCAAATTCGCAGAGCGAGGCAGATCGCCATAAATCCCTTCggaccgccgccgctgcccaaGCCGCGCGATCACGAGCTGCCAACAGTCAAAATTATTCATCATTTGAAGTGCCAGAATGGGTCCAGGCCAGCGAAGACAAGGTGGATGAGCAAGATTCTGAATCTGAGGAATCTGAAGCTGAGATTCTGGAATGCGTGGCATGTAACAAAAGATTTAAAAGCGAAAAGCAGTTTGAATCTCATGAACGTAGCAAGAAGCACCTCAAGGCCATTCAAGAGCTACGCCGCCAGATGAAAAAGGAAACAGCAAATCTGGATTTAGATGCTTCGAGCACTGATAACACGCCTGATACGTTCTTGAAGGATGACCGGGACTTGCAAAATGTGGATATAAATGAGCAGGATCACCAGGCTGATATGGACATGGAGACTACATCCTCCTTGACGGAGCAAACAAATATGCATGATGATGAGCAAGAGGCATCTACAAAGACAGCGACATCACCAAGCCGGGATGCATCAGAAGCGGACTACAACGCAAATCACATCGAAGAGGGACTCGACAAGCCCTTTGAAAAGCTAAATCTCCAGTCAACCAGCGAAGAATCAACATCTATTGATCATGGCGAAGAGATATCTGAATATTCTTCTCAACAGCCCCAAAACAATTCTGCTGCGGACGTGAATTTGAAAAGCAAAGTAGGAAAAGCCAGACTCAAGCGCCAGaaaaaggctgctgctgctctggcaGCCGAAATTGAG CATCGATGCAATATCTGCACGGTTGAATTTGATTCTAAGACGAAACTGTTTAAACATATCCGTGATTTCGGGCACGCTGCCCCCATCACCCTATCTAGCGATGTTGGcaacaggaagaagagatga
- a CDS encoding uncharacterized protein (MEROPS:MER0013559) yields the protein MYRPHVQPALQAPASVEHPRQRACASGTYLAHAQPYDIPRRSLLVVNSGTCSDNLATSQRHPALSTAMESNIADLGRYPRKIMQMFWDPEPANDVNSDQPVWCLGRSYKLDDSSSRAASKTASVSHDAPESSPPDTAGASPPAQSSPAVSKSPANALETPPASTSSSLSSAVADEEPPPGTGWPAGFVEDMSSKFWMTYRSGFEPIPKSVDPKAASALSFSMRIKSTLSDSAGFSSDSGWGCMIRSGQSLLATTIGILRLGRDWRRDQSQEEERHLISMFADDPRAPYSIHNFVRHGATACGKYPGEWFGPSATAQCIQALTSSSGLSLNIYSPNDGQDVYEDSFMKIAKSDGQTFNPTLILIRTRLGIDKITPIYWDALIAALHMPQSVGIAGGRPASSHYFVGSQGSYLFYLDPHHTRKAIPYHDDVTKYTEEDIESCHTSRLRRIHIKEMDPSMLIGFLIRTESDWTEWRQCVENVQGKTIIHVADHEPVLYSGEGRDGAVDEVELLSDDDDMTVT from the exons ATGTACCGACCGCATGTACAACCCGCACTGCAGGCACCTGCCTCTGTGGAGCACCCAAGGCAGAGAGCATGTGCTTCTGGTACGTACCTTGCACATGCGCAGCCCTATGACATACCTCGACGGTCCTTACTAGTAGTCAACAGCGGCACATGCAGTGACAACCTTGCAACCTCGCAACGGCATCCTGCTTTATCAACAGCCATGGAATCGAATATAGCTGACCTCGGACGATACCCCCGGAAGATCATGCAAATGTTTTGGGATCCCGAGCCAGCCAACGATGTGAACAGTGACCAGCCCGTTTGGTGCCTGGGCCGCTCTTACAAGTTAGACGACTCCAGCTCCCGAGCTGCAAGCAAGACGGCGTCCGTGAGCCACGATGCACCAGAATCTAGCCCACCAGATACCGCTGGCGCCTCGCCTCCGGCCCAAAGCTCTCCCGCCGTATCCAAATCGCCAGCAAATGCGCTCGAAACGCCGCCGGCGTCCACCTCGAGCAGCCTCTCATCAGCTGTAGCTGACGAGGAGCCGCCTCCGGGAACAGGGTGGCCCGCTGGATTCGTGGAAGACATGTCATCTAAATTCTGGATGACTTATAGATCCGGCTTTGAGCCTATACCAAAATCTGTTGACCCAAAAGCCGCATCTGCGCTCTCATTTTCTATGAGGATCAAGAGCACGCTTTCAGATTCAGCTGGCTTCTCTTCCGATAGTGGCTGGGGTTGCATGATTCGTTCTGGGCAGAGCCTACTCGCCACAACCATCGGTATTCTGCGGCTAGGCAGAG ACTGGCGGCGCGACCAATCCCAAGAAGAGGAACGCCATCTTATAAGCATGTTCGCCGACGACCCAAGAGCCCCTTATTCCATTCATAATTTTGTACGCCACGGGGCCACAGCTTGTGGGAAATACCCGGGCGAGTGGTTTGGTCCATCCGCCACTGCTCAGTGTATTCA AGCTCTTACAAGCTCCTCAGGACTTTCTCTAAATATATACTCACCTAATGACGGTCAGGATGTTTACGAGGATAGTTTTATGAAGATCGCAAAGTCCGATGGACAAACATTCAATCCGACATTAATTCTTATACGGACGCGCCTCGGCATCGACAAAATCACTCCAATATATTGGGACGCACTAATTGCTGCTCTCCATATGCCACAGTCTGTTGGTATTGCTGG CGGCCGCcctgcatcttctcattACTTCGTGGGTAGCCAAGGGAGTTACCTATTTTACCTGGATCCTCATCATACACGAAAAGCCATTCCATATCACGATGATGTAACCAAATATACCGAAGAAGACATCGAGTCATGCCATACCTCTAGGCTGCGTCGCATTCACATCAAAGAAATGGATCCGAGCATGTTGATAGGCTTTCTTATCCGTACTGAGAGTGACTGGACGGAATGGAGACAGTGTGTAGAGAACGTCCAAGGGAAAACCATAATCCACGTGGCAGATCATGAGCCTGTGCTGTATAGCGGCGAGGGCAGAGATGGCGCGGTGGATGAAGTTGAGCTATTgagtgatgatgacgatatGACGGTAACTTAA
- a CDS encoding uncharacterized protein (EggNog:ENOG41) produces MVDTSDTQYIDRTKTANQSRNGKATPDASDKPIKLGDFSKLFSEFLHPAQHRTDSASDISEKSSYNEDESSPPGLITPQASRLPSTALERASEQSLHDSTSRTIRTQEASAQRPQPNIVRYNLRRDVQSIFANGHSTSVLSSSELASSSSSTSSSSFSAASTAVDHGTSYQASLCGRGHRVVEQSFLLASSHSECSECLVQSKIDKISSRVSGEPFLIEEKHRALMMGLVPYRARDAAMAEKYPDITSQGIHVFVDMSNIDIGYQTTLKESRSIHKSSRLSPMPHLNLELLTKILIRDRPVTALNVCCSTLPGRSEPRYVQQLRELGYHIDLRERKRVNDGLFSAKAPETLRYVEDLVDETLQVRIAESVMEHFHKPGTIVLATGDAKPAVHSDGFFSYMQRALRMGWNVEVISWKSSLSLRWTDRQWASQWNGKFRVTELDEFLEILK; encoded by the coding sequence ATGGTTGACACTTCAGATACACAATACATAGACCGAACCAAGACTGCTAATCAGTCACGCAATGGCAAAGCTACACCCGATGCCTCGGACAAGCCGATAAAGCTTGGAGACTTCAGCAAGCTGTTTTCCGAGTTCCTACATCCCGCTCAGCACAGAACAGACTCTGCTTCCGACATTTCGGAGAAGAGCAGTTACAATGAAGACGAAAGCTCTCCGCCAGGCCTGATTACCCCTCAGGCCAGCAGGCTACCTTCAACAGCCTTGGAACGTGCCTCTGAGCAATCGCTTCACGATAGTACTAGCCGGACGATCCGTACCCAAGAGGCCTCTGCCCAACGACCGCAACCCAACATTGTCAGATACAATCTCCGACGTGACGTACAGTCCATCTTTGCAAACGGCCACAGCACCAGCGTTCTTTCATCTTCCGAGCTagcgtcatcatcatcgtcaacatcgtcatcgtcatttTCTGCAGCTTCGACGGCTGTAGATCATGGCACATCATACCAAGCCTCTCTCTGCGGCAGGGGACATCGGGTTGTCGAACAGTCTTTTCTCCTGGCAAGCTCGCATTCTGAGTGCTCGGAGTGCTTGGTTCAATCCAAAATAGATAAAATCTCGAGTCGCGTGAGCGGAGAGCCATTTCTGATTGAAGAGAAGCATCGGGCGCTCATGATGGGCCTCGTCCCTTACCGCGCCCGAGACGCTGCGATGGCAGAAAAATACCCCGACATCACGTCCCAGGGCATACATGTTTTCGTCGACATGTCCAATATCGATATTGGGTACCAGACTACGTTAAAAGAGAGTCGGTCCATTCACAAAAGCTCCCGTCTCTCACCTATGCCTCACCTAAACCTAGAGCTTCTGACCAAAATCCTGATTCGAGATCGGCCAGTGACAGCCCTTAATGTGTGCTGCTCTACCCTTCCAGGACGTTCAGAGCCTCGATAtgtgcagcagctgcgggAGTTGGGGTACCACATTGATCTAAGAGAACGCAAAAGGGTCAACGACGGGCTTTTCTCAGCAAAGGCGCCCGAGACCCTTCGTTATGTCGAAGATCTTGTGGACGAGACGCTGCAGGTTCGCATTGCCGAATCTGTGATGGAGCATTTTCATAAACCCGGCACAATAGTCTTGGCTACCGGAGATGCGAAGCCGGCTGTACACTCGGATGGGTTCTTCTCATATATGCAGCGTGCACTACGGATGGGTTGGAATGTTGAAGTCATCTCTTGGAAGAGCAGCCTCTCCCTGAGGTGGACTGATAGACAATGGGCATCTCAATGGAATGGCAAGTTTCGTGTTACCGAACTAGATGAATTCTTGGAGATATTAAAGTAG
- a CDS encoding uncharacterized protein (EggNog:ENOG41), with product MEGFYQTNQLSSEEDQQQTHAQPSVLGMSIPDAAIQPQQLQSALGNHMIASQNAMAGNHMGDAMRHHDIQRRRSMPPNAHGNPMISALQDLPPRRMSTISPGDMMGFDSRAPDFNSYQYDPEIPSNFPDVGASVGMQDQMGSYMTDTGSFASISQDIMGTMMPTQFASMDMGGMTAEPQTIDLFSGTGGQVPGLTASPITGQLNAGQFAPGDDGFATMAGDSNSASLGIRPSSGPDGMGVVRDEDMMNASLQQFAPMNAGHSHINVESGMRGFAPNMSSSLHGPLPVIATQQNASPVDMAQPSPSGGATPVRDQSKERTIYSKSGFDMLKALWLVATRKAPKIHLGAVDMSCAFVVCDVTMNDCPIIYVSDNFQNLTGYSRHEIIGQNCRFLQAPDGKVEAGSKREFVDDGAVFNLKRMIKEGREVQQSLINYRKGGKPFLNLLTMIPIPWDTDEIRYFIGFQIDLVECPDAISGQEMGGVKVNYKHNDIGQYIWTPPPSNPLESENGQTLGVDDVSTLLQQYNPSGLVSDWHKQSWDKMLLENADDVVHVISLKGLFLYLSPSCKRILEYDAADLVGNSLSSVCHPSDIVPVTRELKDATAGTHVNIVFRIRRKQSGYTWFESHGSLFVDQGRGRKCIILVGRKRPVFALSRRTLETNGGIGDSELWSKLSTSGMFLSTSTNIRSLLDLQPESLIGTSIQELMRKESRAEFGRTVEKARRGKISTCKHEMLNRRGQGLQAQTTLYPGDALEGQKPSFLLAQTKLLKASSRHIPSSLTAGSSLFVANPLHNQGSLSGQISQPAGGALPPGSQDAALASDDNIFDELRTTKCSSWQFELRQMEKINRILAEELGGLLSNKKKRKRRKGVGNVVRDCANCHTRNTPEWRRGPSGQRDLCNSCGLRWAKQVRIQQLTECNV from the coding sequence ATGGAGGGCTTCTACCAGACAAACCAGCTATCTTCGGAGGAGGATCAGCAGCAAACACATGCCCAGCCCAGCGTTCTAGGCATGTCGATTCCAGACGCTGCCatccagcctcagcagctgcAATCCGCGTTGGGCAACCACATGATCGCCAGCCAGAATGCTATGGCCGGCAACCACATGGGCGATGCTATGCGCCACCACGACATCcagagacgaagaagcatGCCGCCCAATGCCCACGGAAATCCCATGATTTCGGCGCTACAGgatcttcctcctcgccgcaTGTCAACCATCAGCCCCGGAGACATGATGGGATTCGACTCCCGAGCACCGGATTTCAACAGCTATCAGTACGACCCGGAAATACCTTCCAACTTCCCCGACGTCGGCGCCAGCGTCGGCATGCAAGATCAGATGGGCAGTTATATGACGGACACCGGCAGCTTCGCTTCTATATCTCAGGATATCATGGGTACCATGATGCCAACCCAATTTGCGAGTATGGACATGGGAGGGATGACAGCCGAACCTCAAACTATTGATCTTTTCTCTGGCACTGGCGGCCAAGTTCCTGGTCTAACTGCCTCACCTATTACTGGCCAGCTCAACGCAGGGCAGTTTGCGCCGGGCGATGATGGCTTTGCCACCATGGCTGGAGATTCCAACAGCGCATCGCTTGGAATTCGCCCAAGTAGCGGCCCAGACGGCATGGGTGTGGTGCGCGACGAAGATATGATGAACGCTTCCCTACAACAGTTCGCGCCGATGAATGCTGGTCATTCTCACATAAACGTTGAATCTGGCATGAGGGGATTTGCGCCAAACATGTCCTCTTCCCTACATGGCCCTCTACCAGTTATTGCCACCCAACAGAATGCTTCACCAGTGGACATGGCTCAGCCAAGTCCCTCCGGCGGTGCAACCCCTGTCAGAGACCAATCAAAAGAAAGGACCATTTACTCCAAAAGTGGTTTCGATATGCTGAAAGCGCTATGGCTAGTTGCCACTCGGAAGGCCCCTAAAATCCACCTGGGCGCTGTCGATATGTCCTGTGCCTTTGTCGTCTGTGATGTCACGATGAATGATTGTCCCATTATTTACGTATCTGATAATTTCCAGAACCTCACTGGATACAGCCGCCATGAAATCATTGGACAAAACTGCCGCTTCCTTCAAGCACCCGATGGAAAGGTGGAAGCAGGATCGAAGCGAGAGTTTGTGGACGACGGGGCCGTGTTTAACCTCAAAAGAATGATAAAGGAGGGTCGCGAAGTGCAACAGAGCTTGATAAACTACCGCAAGGGAGGAAAGCCTTTTCTGAACCTCTTGACGATGATACCTATACCCTGGGACACTGATGAAATAAGGTACTTCATCGGCTTTCAGATTGATCTTGTTGAATGCCCTGACGCCATCTCTGGTCAAGAAATGGGAGGCGTCAAGGTGAACTACAAACACAACGATATTGGGCAGTATATATGGACTCCACCACCATCTAATCCTTTGGAATCCGAGAACGGTCAGACACTCGGGGTGGATGATGTTTCTACCCTCCTTCAGCAGTATAATCCGAGCGGGCTCGTTTCGGATTGGCATAAACAATCGTGGGATAAGATGCTCCTCGAAAATGCCGACGACGTGGTCCATGTTATATCACTTAAAGGACTCTTCCTTTACCTATCACCTTCCTGCAAACGTATTCTCGAATACGATGCCGCAGACCTGGTTGGGAATTCTTTATCCTCCGTTTGTCATCCTTCAGACATTGTTCCCGTCACGCGGGAGCTGAAAGACGCAACGGCGGGCACTCATGTCAACATTGTTTTCCGAATAAGGCGTAAACAAAGTGGATATACGTGGTTCGAGAGTCACGGGTCTCTATTTGTTGACCAAGGCAGAGGGCGCAAATGTATCATCTTGGTTGGCAGGAAACGGCCTGTCTTTGCTCTCAGTAGGCGTACCTTGGAGACAAATGGCGGCATTGGTGACAGCGAGCTCTGGAGCAAGCTGTCTACATCTGGCATGTTTCTCTCAACTTCAACAAATATTAGGTCACTTCTGGACCTACAACCTGAGTCATTGATTGGGACAAGCATCCAAGAGTTGATGCGGAAAGAGTCACGAGCTGAATTTGGACGCACGGTTGAGAAAGccagaagagggaaaatatCTACCTGCAAACATGAAATGCTCAATCGGCGGGGCCAGGGGCTCCAAGCTCAAACCACTCTATATCCTGGAGATGCGCTGGAGGGTCAAAAGCCATCTTTCCTTCTGGCCCAGACAAAGCTCTTGAAAGCATCATCTCGCCATATTCCTTCATCTCTAACCGCGGGCAGCTCACTATTTGTCGCCAACCCTCTGCATAACCAAGGAAGCCTTAGCGGCCAAATTTCACAGCCAGCAGGTGGAGCGCTCCCCCCTGGATCTCAAGATGCCGCTCTTGCGTCTGACGACAATATTTTCGATGAACTCAGGACGACAAAATGCTCAAGTTGGCAATTTGAGCTTCGGCAAATGGAAAAGATCAACCGAATCTTGGCAGAGGAGCTTGGCGGCTTGCTgtcaaacaaaaagaaacggaagaggagaaagggGGTTGGAAATGTAGTTCGCGACTGCGCCAACTGCCATACTCGAAATACTCCAGAATGGCGGAGGGGGCCGAGTGGACAGCGAGATCTGTGCAATAGCTGCGGTCTACGCTGGGCTAAACAGGTTAGAATCCAGCAGCTCACAGAATGCAATGTTTGA